Sequence from the Thermococcus sp. CX2 genome:
GAAGTTCAAGTCTTTCTTCTACATAATCACCGCCCGCTATAGGGAGCTCGAGCAGTCGCGGGAGTTTCACATGATGGACCTCGATAAAATTCTAGAGAAGCTCCTCGGAAAGGTCTACGCGAGCATAACCCCCGAAGAGTTCGAGGAGATAATGAGCCTCGTCGATAGAGTCTTCTTTTCGAACCTTAAGCTCTATCCCGATGCCCTCCCCTTTCTTCAGGGGCTCAGAGATATGGGAGCCAAAATAGTGCTCATAACGGACTCCTCGAGCTACTGGCAAAGAAAGAAGCTCGAGTACCTCGGCATAAAGGACTACTTCGATGCCCTCATAATCAGCGGCGAGACCGGCCACAGCAAGCTCGACCCTCACAACTTCCGTTTGGCTAGGAGCAAGTTCCCCCGCGAAGAGGAGGTCTACATGGTCGGCGACAGGGACGACACCGACATGAGGGGCGGTAAGGACATTGGTGCAGTTACTATACTCGTAAAGAGAGGCTACTTCAAGGGAAGACATCACAAACACGCAGATTACGTTGTTAACGACCTAATCGAGGCTCTAAGGGTGATCAAGGATGAGCATGAAAAGCGAGCTGAAGCGTAAGTCCCTTCACCTCACTGGCGTGTTAGTTCCGGTTTCGTATCTGCTTTTTGGAAAGGACGTGACGCTCACTTTGATTGGGGTAGCCTTTTTC
This genomic interval carries:
- a CDS encoding HAD family hydrolase: MLVLVDLDDTLCNTWDAGKYTLIRLIPFLLKRRKFKSFFYIITARYRELEQSREFHMMDLDKILEKLLGKVYASITPEEFEEIMSLVDRVFFSNLKLYPDALPFLQGLRDMGAKIVLITDSSSYWQRKKLEYLGIKDYFDALIISGETGHSKLDPHNFRLARSKFPREEEVYMVGDRDDTDMRGGKDIGAVTILVKRGYFKGRHHKHADYVVNDLIEALRVIKDEHEKRAEA